One region of Acropora muricata isolate sample 2 chromosome 13, ASM3666990v1, whole genome shotgun sequence genomic DNA includes:
- the LOC136896819 gene encoding uncharacterized protein, which produces MAECSDSDCFGGFIHDDEETKETPCIVTGTPSSQRDLYKYYLPQASQYYQKDPSLCHEVDKQLASGLSTDQVYNNLSKARAETVSETISSPKFVDNRKFALKTEHNNVERKDTRSSETEQLISSLHTNPLVSSVVFTKEEYVSVNCTQYMLEDLHRFCVIGNSELQVDTTFELVDNLWLTDTSFSNEALLNINNEHPQFPGPSFFHFHKKRECYRRFAGELVKQKPELSGIKKVGTDLDKALSNGITDIFKDAEKLWCTHHMQERDLQKLKTLGCNPKTQSKILADIYGCQNEVLWQDGLADVDDEDDYDAKLESFKAVWDDLVPGFHAWFDKNRSKLFKDCLIVSARQALGIKGRFTTNGLELKLKLQKKKMREEDIPKEVSAVTKVLNAWVNEYHIEEERALRGLGKFRLAPGYERFLVDPVRWNRWGPERQKQHVKAFRAFTPLSSDKYKKPTSAGLKCTPTHKRRRTVLPEPQLFTNRAEPSTSQLSSDQAEPPSKKVTPLRLQKQTGQSLWQVDCYILNLHSEVLLFHYLNLHFIYFTYTGYTIGCEHRVEAGFNNLYTIIFFFSHSILLNHCTPFEAN; this is translated from the exons ATGGCGGAGTGTAGCGACTCCGATTGCTTTGGAG GCTTCATTCATGATGACGAAGAGACCAAAGAGACACCTTGTATagtcacaggcaccccaagctcacaacgcgatctatataagtattatcta CCACAAGCCAGCCAGTATTACCAGAAAGATCCTTCGCTTTGCCATGAAGTGGATAAACAACTTGCATCTGGTTTATCAACTGATCAGGTCTACAATAATTTGTCGAAAGCAAGAGCAGAAACTGTAAGTGAGACTATTTCTTCACCAAAGTTTGTTGACAATCGCAAGTTTGCTTTGAAAACTGAACACAACAATGTAGAGCGGAAAGACACAAGAAGCAGTGAAACAGAACAGTTAATATCATCACTGCATACCAATCCCCTTGTGAGCTCTGTTGTATTTACCAAAGAGGAATATGTATCAGTTAATTGTACTCAGTATATGCTCGAAGATCTTCATCGTTTCTGTGTCATTGGAAACTCAGAGTTACAAGTTGATACTACTTTTGAACTTGTTGATAATCTCTGGTTAACAGATACGTCCTTTTCCAATGAAGCTCTGCTAAATATCAATAACGAACACCCACAGTTCCCAGGTCCGAGTTTTTTCCACTTCCACAAGAAACGGGAGTGCTATAGAAGATTTGCTGGTGAACTTGTCAAACAAAAACCAGAACTTTCGGGAATAAAGAAGGTTGGAACAGATCTGGACAAAGCTCTTTCTAATGGAATTACTGACATCTTTAAAGATGCTGAGAAACTTTGGTGCACACACCACATGCAGGAACGTGATCTTCAGAAGCTAAAAACACTTGGCTGTAATCCAAAGACACAATCAAAGATTCTAGCTGATATATATGGATGTCAAAACGAAGTTCTTTGGCAAGATGGATTGGCAGATGTAGATGATGAAGACGACTATGATGCAAAGCTAGAAAGTTTCAAAGCTGTGTGGGATGACTTAGTTCCTGGATTTCATGCTTGGTTTGACAAAAACCGATCAAAGTTGTTTAAAGACTGCTTAATTGTTTCTGCGAGGCAGGCACTTGGTATCAAAGGTAGATTTACTACAAATGGTCTTGAGCTGAAGCTCAAACTCCAGAAAAAGAAGATGAGGGAAGAAGATATCCCTAAAGAGGTCAGTGCAGTCACCAAGGTCCTTAATGCATGGGTAAACGAGTACCACATTGAAGAGGAAAGGGCATTGAGGGGACTTGGCAAGTTCCGCCTTGCTCCTGGCTATGAAAGATTTCTTGTGGACCCTGTCAGATGGAACAGATGGGGCCCTGAGCGACAGAAACAGCACGTCAAAGCATTCCGAGCATTCACACCTTTGTCTTCTGATAAATATAAGAAGCCAACTTCAGCTGGTCTCAAGTGCACCCCAACCCACAAGAGGCGAAGAACGGTTCTCCCAGAACCACAGCTTTTCACTAACCGAGCAGAACCCTCTACATCACAGCTTTCCAGTGACCAAGCTGAACCACCTTCAAAGAAAGTCACCCCATTAAGATTACAGAAACAAACAGGACAAAGTTTATGGCAGGTAGATTGTTACATTTTAAATTTACATAGTGAAGTATTGCTGTTTCATTATCTAAACCTGCATTTTATATACTTTACGTATACTGGATACACTATAGGTTGTGAACATAGAGTAGAAGCTGGATTTAACAATCTCtatacaataatttttttcttctcccaCAGCATATTATTAAATCACTGTACTCCTTTCGAGGCTAACTAG